Proteins encoded together in one Candidatus Woesearchaeota archaeon window:
- a CDS encoding metallophosphoesterase produces MKITVISDTHGKHKKIQLPGGDLLVHSGDFTSMGHEHEIRNFCKWFSKQDYTYKIFIAGNHELGLEDNKENSMNIINSFKDIIYLESDLYCIGNDYENMIKIFGTPWQSYFCNWAFNLEGEALQEKLDEILPNTDILVTHNPPLAILDTAGSPINKPLLGCPRLLAKVAEIKPSIHIFGHIHGGYGYRFIEGTHFINASILDEKYNVSTAPITFEWDKETNEVIFTNEI; encoded by the coding sequence ATGAAAATAACAGTTATCTCTGATACACACGGAAAACATAAAAAAATACAATTACCAGGAGGAGATCTATTAGTACACTCTGGAGATTTTACTTCTATGGGGCATGAACACGAAATACGTAATTTTTGTAAATGGTTTTCTAAACAAGACTATACTTATAAAATATTTATTGCTGGAAATCATGAATTAGGTTTAGAAGATAATAAAGAAAATTCTATGAATATTATTAATTCTTTTAAAGATATTATATATTTAGAATCTGATTTATATTGTATTGGTAATGACTATGAAAACATGATAAAGATCTTTGGAACTCCATGGCAATCATATTTTTGTAATTGGGCTTTTAATTTAGAAGGAGAAGCTCTTCAAGAAAAATTAGATGAAATTCTTCCTAATACAGATATTCTTGTAACACATAATCCTCCCTTAGCTATATTAGATACAGCAGGGTCTCCAATAAATAAACCTTTATTAGGATGTCCTCGACTTTTAGCTAAAGTAGCTGAAATAAAACCAAGTATTCATATATTTGGACATATTCATGGTGGTTACGGATATAGATTTATAGAAGGAACACATTTTATAAATGCTTCTATATTGGATGAAAAGTACAATGTCTCCACAGCCCCAATTACATTTGAGTGGGATAAAGAAACAAATGAAGTAATATTTACTAATGAAATATAA